In Mycobacterium stomatepiae, the following are encoded in one genomic region:
- a CDS encoding amidohydrolase family protein: MLNNDVFVFDNVVHMYDLSDDNLIGASSSADRRGHLTIGSRMRGETDGTRSKTPTNPGIGHGYDRRWTVHDLARVVFADGITDMAMAQAVVLYDVYKDGFAPMRAQYEFAQAYPDKVLFCGGVDPLYLGGNQSVGYAMTRQVLELGARSFKFYNGHLDNSWRCDDRELAYPMYEQAQELGIKVLQFHKGFPITRAPLETLSPLDIERAAVDFPDMVFAIHHLALPYFEECVYMAARHANIVLVLSGTMHLPFIAPWDFKTYIGRLLRDVGSDRVLWGSEAPLTGPPRPAVEWFWNMQIDEELQDRHGYPPISEDDKRNILGLNQARLFGVDPRSVIQSTHLGVTGGDTA, from the coding sequence ATGCTCAACAATGACGTCTTCGTCTTCGACAATGTCGTGCACATGTACGACCTGTCCGACGACAACCTGATTGGCGCCAGCTCGAGCGCAGACCGCCGGGGACACCTCACAATTGGGTCGCGCATGCGCGGCGAGACCGACGGAACCCGCAGCAAGACGCCGACTAACCCTGGGATCGGACACGGATACGATCGCCGATGGACGGTCCACGACTTGGCACGGGTGGTGTTCGCTGACGGGATCACCGACATGGCGATGGCTCAAGCCGTAGTCCTTTACGACGTGTACAAAGACGGCTTCGCCCCGATGCGGGCTCAGTATGAATTCGCGCAGGCCTACCCGGACAAGGTCCTGTTCTGCGGTGGCGTGGATCCGTTGTATCTAGGCGGTAATCAAAGCGTGGGTTATGCCATGACCCGCCAAGTTCTCGAGCTGGGTGCCCGCTCGTTCAAGTTCTACAACGGTCACCTGGACAACTCGTGGCGCTGCGACGATCGCGAACTCGCCTACCCGATGTACGAGCAGGCACAGGAGTTGGGTATCAAGGTGCTGCAGTTCCACAAGGGATTTCCCATCACGCGGGCACCGCTGGAAACCCTGAGTCCGCTCGACATCGAACGCGCCGCCGTTGACTTCCCCGACATGGTCTTTGCAATCCATCATCTGGCGTTGCCGTACTTCGAGGAATGCGTGTATATGGCTGCGCGCCATGCCAATATCGTGCTCGTCCTGTCCGGGACAATGCACTTGCCGTTCATCGCACCGTGGGATTTCAAGACCTACATCGGCCGGTTGCTGCGCGACGTGGGCTCCGATCGTGTGCTGTGGGGATCCGAGGCACCGCTAACGGGACCACCCCGACCGGCCGTGGAGTGGTTTTGGAACATGCAAATCGACGAAGAGCTGCAAGACAGACACGGCTATCCCCCCATCAGCGAGGACGACAAGCGCAACATTCTCGGACTCAATCAGGCGCGACTGTTCGGTGTGGATCCCCGAAGCGTTATCCAGTCCACACACTTGGGTGTGACTGGCGGTGACACGGCGTGA
- a CDS encoding NifU family protein, with product MTPHRCDGHPAPLPLTRANVAAVVDSQIRPLLHIHGGDLELVSLSDEGVVHVRFHAACRACPLKAVTYAVSIRQRLMEIAGITDVVMDDVRLSRTAIARVEAAYRDHPLDLSSYDNDRVPAGPVSEINGGNHDVVCIGAREHDSHSDCCGRSTD from the coding sequence GTGACACCTCACCGTTGCGACGGCCACCCTGCTCCGCTGCCGCTCACACGGGCGAACGTCGCCGCCGTTGTAGATTCCCAGATTCGGCCACTGCTCCACATCCACGGCGGCGACCTCGAATTGGTGTCCCTGTCCGATGAGGGAGTTGTGCACGTTCGCTTCCATGCGGCTTGCCGGGCATGCCCGCTAAAGGCCGTGACCTACGCCGTCTCTATTCGCCAACGCCTGATGGAGATCGCGGGCATCACAGATGTGGTGATGGACGACGTGCGGTTGTCGAGAACGGCGATTGCACGCGTCGAGGCTGCCTACCGCGATCACCCGCTCGATCTCAGCTCCTACGACAATGATCGGGTACCAGCCGGGCCCGTTAGTGAAATCAACGGAGGAAACCATGATGTCGTTTGTATCGGCGCCCGCGAGCATGACAGTCATAGCGACTGCTGCGGCCGTTCAACGGATTAA
- a CDS encoding NAD(P)-dependent oxidoreductase: MKHCRPRQTRYLVDVSTLPAEAKAHAAATLRTVGITLLDCPIIGTSAQAYGRDVVVCASGPKPAVEAVKCVLDAFSKRVEYVGKLGAGANMKLVANHLVPVHNAATAEAITLAQRLGIDPEMAVDILSGTGAGSRQLELRGPMMALGTYKPMTATIATFIKDVDLITELAHSANSPAPLLNTAAHLYRTANDNGFGGHDSSAIHAVYSGLSQHDVRQAGISDPRPRPEGIAHAQQ; the protein is encoded by the coding sequence TTGAAGCATTGCCGGCCCCGACAGACGCGTTACCTCGTCGATGTTAGCACACTTCCTGCCGAAGCCAAGGCCCATGCGGCAGCTACTCTGCGCACAGTCGGCATTACGTTGCTCGACTGCCCGATTATCGGCACGAGTGCTCAAGCGTACGGCCGCGACGTTGTTGTGTGTGCTTCCGGACCCAAACCTGCGGTTGAGGCGGTCAAGTGCGTACTCGACGCGTTCAGCAAGCGGGTCGAATATGTGGGCAAACTGGGGGCTGGAGCCAATATGAAGCTGGTCGCCAATCACCTTGTCCCGGTGCATAATGCAGCGACAGCGGAGGCGATCACCCTGGCGCAACGACTAGGTATCGACCCCGAAATGGCGGTCGACATCTTGTCCGGGACGGGTGCGGGCTCGCGCCAGCTGGAATTGCGCGGGCCCATGATGGCATTGGGCACATACAAGCCGATGACCGCCACCATTGCCACGTTCATCAAAGATGTCGATCTCATCACCGAGCTCGCCCATTCAGCCAATTCGCCTGCACCCCTGTTGAACACGGCGGCCCACCTCTACCGCACCGCAAACGACAACGGATTTGGCGGTCACGACAGTAGCGCGATACATGCCGTTTACTCTGGGCTCTCCCAGCACGACGTGCGCCAGGCCGGCATCAGCGATCCCCGGCCAAGACCTGAGGGAATTGCACATGCTCAACAATGA
- a CDS encoding LuxE/PaaK family acyltransferase, with amino-acid sequence MDLNTMLGMPGDALRVTRAEWRRSIARVIQEAFAFHYQRNEGYRAQCDLVRVCPRDIVGDIDLHRIPLLPAVLFKQVAARAVLTTNLADIEIEVRSAGSGGVPSVSPRDATTVTRASVGVFGSFRDFFDLSNGAGLFLCSSKPGVAGVHMPKAFDLFACTLDDFSFAPHNRPFDIRDALTQLRSWEGARNRHLIGTPLAISRLMKVLELESIRMDLGPQALIIMFGSRHQYTRYLGTRDEFNDEAWRLLGVERCRIRDVYGMAESTMVAIECEHQRKHVPPWCYASIRDVANPAIEIEPGRTGAIAILDALNAASPGFLLSDDVGEVDESDCPCGRKGQTLTVRGTHDVAQYGRAVASRRIIGGGRRWR; translated from the coding sequence GTGGATCTGAACACGATGCTGGGGATGCCGGGCGACGCGCTGCGGGTAACTCGCGCCGAATGGCGACGATCAATCGCCAGGGTGATTCAGGAAGCATTCGCGTTTCACTACCAGAGAAACGAAGGGTATCGCGCGCAATGCGACCTGGTTCGGGTTTGTCCGCGCGACATCGTAGGCGACATCGACTTGCACCGGATCCCACTTCTACCCGCGGTGCTGTTCAAACAGGTTGCCGCACGGGCAGTTTTGACGACGAACCTAGCAGACATCGAAATTGAAGTACGCTCGGCAGGATCCGGTGGAGTTCCATCGGTCTCGCCGCGTGACGCGACGACCGTCACCCGCGCCTCGGTAGGAGTATTCGGTAGCTTTCGCGACTTCTTCGACTTGTCGAACGGGGCCGGGCTTTTCCTGTGCTCGTCGAAACCTGGCGTCGCGGGGGTTCACATGCCCAAAGCGTTCGATTTATTCGCATGCACGCTCGACGATTTCAGCTTCGCCCCGCACAACCGCCCATTTGATATTCGGGACGCGCTGACCCAGTTGCGCAGCTGGGAAGGCGCGAGGAACCGGCATCTCATCGGCACACCGCTAGCGATCAGTCGGCTGATGAAAGTCCTTGAACTGGAGTCGATTCGAATGGACCTCGGGCCGCAGGCGCTAATCATCATGTTCGGCTCCCGGCATCAATACACGCGGTACCTCGGCACCCGCGATGAGTTCAACGACGAGGCGTGGCGCCTGCTAGGAGTCGAGCGCTGCCGAATCCGCGACGTGTACGGGATGGCCGAATCAACGATGGTCGCAATCGAATGTGAGCACCAACGCAAGCATGTTCCGCCGTGGTGCTACGCCTCGATTCGCGACGTTGCCAATCCCGCAATCGAAATCGAGCCCGGGCGCACCGGGGCGATCGCGATTCTGGACGCCTTGAATGCTGCCTCCCCCGGCTTCCTGCTTTCGGATGACGTCGGTGAGGTAGACGAAAGCGATTGCCCATGTGGCCGTAAGGGTCAAACACTAACTGTACGAGGAACTCACGATGTTGCTCAATACGGGCGCGCCGTGGCAAGCCGCAGAATCATCGGCGGTGGGCGGAGGTGGCGATGA
- a CDS encoding phenylacetate--CoA ligase family protein yields the protein MDIDRWSTTLDRWLDGSLTPDELHQWQSASLRAVIDHVQRRSRFYADRLAWARPSTLTLDNLATLPFTTQDDVSDAMFDMLCGPVGDAHFYFETTENVEHPTPCPKAEIDFDLDYRAVAHALRDMADYHFADGERPILAVAVPNELHPTCNTIAYAAKHAGITRLDIFPRSPAIGFNRFFQVLLDLRVNMLVGSPSMLMGLAQLSQRYGVDVRQDLDIRCLLATGGSCSDGTKALLGRAWDSTVYNFLYGPAEVGAVAVATATGALAAVTPNYVFEVIDPDTEESLGFQGTGELCLTTLIPGIKPLIRYRTGDLVTVVRDGRSARMVIGILGPLSTRVCIAGRQRSAAEIENAVLVDAEPLCGYVLDIFTRDGRDHLEICVGTHGGLDDERLKGRVRDRVLDALGVGAEVNIIPAPGLVESTEGERESIWEGWKSGRIRDFRTPKSEKNAVTEHRLWPTRTGS from the coding sequence ATGGACATCGATAGGTGGTCCACGACTCTTGATCGGTGGCTCGACGGCAGTCTCACACCCGACGAGCTTCACCAGTGGCAGTCCGCCTCGTTACGCGCGGTGATCGACCACGTCCAACGCCGTTCCCGTTTCTATGCCGACCGACTGGCTTGGGCCCGGCCCTCCACACTGACTCTGGACAACCTCGCCACCCTGCCGTTCACCACTCAGGACGATGTGAGCGACGCCATGTTCGACATGCTCTGCGGACCGGTCGGCGACGCCCACTTTTATTTCGAGACAACGGAAAATGTCGAACATCCCACCCCGTGTCCCAAGGCCGAGATCGACTTCGACCTTGACTATCGCGCCGTGGCGCACGCGCTGCGCGACATGGCGGACTATCACTTCGCGGACGGCGAGAGGCCTATCCTTGCCGTCGCGGTGCCCAACGAACTGCATCCGACGTGCAATACGATCGCCTACGCGGCCAAGCATGCCGGAATCACCAGACTCGATATCTTTCCGCGGTCTCCGGCCATCGGCTTCAATCGATTCTTTCAGGTTCTGCTTGACCTCAGAGTGAACATGCTGGTCGGTTCACCGTCGATGTTGATGGGATTGGCGCAATTGAGTCAACGCTATGGCGTCGACGTCCGCCAGGACCTCGACATTCGTTGTCTGCTTGCCACGGGCGGATCCTGCTCGGACGGAACGAAGGCGCTGCTGGGCCGAGCGTGGGATTCCACCGTTTACAACTTTCTGTACGGCCCTGCAGAGGTAGGCGCCGTAGCGGTTGCGACCGCTACGGGAGCGCTCGCCGCCGTCACTCCCAACTACGTTTTTGAAGTCATCGACCCCGATACCGAAGAGTCGCTTGGGTTCCAGGGCACCGGGGAACTGTGCCTGACAACGCTGATCCCCGGAATCAAGCCACTGATTCGGTACCGAACCGGAGACCTCGTCACCGTCGTGCGTGATGGCCGATCCGCCCGAATGGTCATAGGCATACTTGGCCCGCTCAGTACCAGAGTTTGCATTGCGGGCCGGCAGCGGTCTGCCGCCGAGATCGAGAACGCTGTCCTCGTCGATGCCGAGCCCCTCTGTGGTTACGTCCTCGACATCTTCACCCGCGACGGCCGAGATCACCTCGAAATTTGCGTTGGCACGCACGGCGGCCTCGATGACGAACGGCTGAAGGGCAGGGTCCGGGATCGAGTGCTGGATGCCCTGGGGGTCGGCGCCGAAGTGAATATCATCCCCGCGCCAGGCCTCGTCGAATCGACCGAGGGAGAGCGCGAAAGTATCTGGGAGGGTTGGAAGTCAGGCCGAATACGGGATTTCAGGACCCCAAAGAGTGAAAAAAATGCCGTAACCGAGCATCGGCTCTGGCCGACACGGACCGGCTCCTGA
- a CDS encoding superoxide dismutase encodes MPGYRLPDLTYDYAALEPALSRRIMELHHGAHHAAYVKGANATADQLAEVRANGDPDALPGLERTLAFFLAGHGLHSIFWRNLSPEGGGEPDGELAAAIDEFFGGFDEFRAQMTGVTATVQESGWGALAWDPIRRRLVIHQINDHHFNLTITCTPLLVFDAWEHAFYLQYRNGRAEYIEQLWSLVDWTDVSARFEAAQAGRSAGLVDCALTSDWPGREVLT; translated from the coding sequence ATGCCGGGGTATCGATTGCCGGACCTGACCTACGACTATGCGGCGCTGGAACCTGCTCTCAGCAGGCGGATCATGGAACTCCATCACGGCGCGCACCATGCGGCCTATGTGAAAGGTGCGAACGCAACTGCCGACCAACTCGCCGAAGTTCGGGCCAACGGCGACCCCGATGCGTTGCCCGGATTGGAACGCACTCTGGCATTCTTTCTCGCCGGGCATGGCTTGCATTCGATCTTCTGGCGAAATCTATCACCAGAAGGTGGCGGGGAGCCGGACGGCGAGTTGGCTGCGGCGATCGACGAATTCTTCGGCGGGTTCGACGAGTTCCGCGCGCAGATGACTGGCGTTACAGCGACTGTTCAGGAATCGGGCTGGGGCGCGCTCGCCTGGGATCCGATCCGGCGCCGTCTCGTGATACACCAAATCAACGACCATCACTTCAACCTGACCATAACCTGCACGCCACTGCTGGTCTTCGACGCTTGGGAGCACGCGTTTTATCTGCAGTACCGCAACGGAAGAGCCGAGTACATCGAACAGTTGTGGTCACTGGTGGACTGGACCGATGTCAGTGCCCGCTTCGAGGCGGCCCAGGCCGGCCGGTCTGCCGGGCTGGTGGATTGTGCTCTGACGAGTGACTGGCCAGGGCGGGAAGTGCTTACGTGA
- a CDS encoding PPE family protein, translating to MDLAVHRYSTQQSSVSRVLIVSSNMQLYSVFDRCGGRRRCRWCWPISARRRSVDEVDDSVVERRLKWLDERGEMMGDCISPLPEMNSASGFASPAAEPLFMVAAAWEDLAADLEESASSFGEVISMALGSGSGSDPNATPVSRALSAAAESYMHWLNRGASDALQSAQDVRAAASVLGSADTGTLLPAAMAANRQMLASLVETNFFGQNTAAIACIEGVYAEMWAQDLEVWSKQEASDRSTASTLKPASPLMVNPLIALRDCACLATDGL from the coding sequence GTGGACCTTGCGGTCCATCGCTATTCGACCCAGCAGTCCAGCGTGTCGCGAGTTTTGATCGTCTCATCAAACATGCAGCTATATAGCGTGTTCGACAGATGTGGCGGCCGGCGGCGATGCCGCTGGTGCTGGCCCATTTCGGCGCGTCGCCGATCGGTCGATGAGGTCGATGACAGCGTTGTCGAGCGTCGCTTGAAGTGGCTTGATGAACGAGGAGAAATGATGGGTGACTGTATTTCGCCGTTGCCGGAAATGAATTCCGCCAGCGGTTTTGCCTCGCCGGCGGCGGAACCGCTGTTTATGGTCGCGGCGGCCTGGGAAGACCTCGCCGCCGACCTTGAAGAGTCGGCTTCGTCGTTCGGCGAGGTGATTTCGATGGCATTGGGGAGCGGATCGGGGTCAGATCCAAACGCCACACCCGTGTCGAGGGCGCTGAGCGCAGCTGCAGAGTCCTATATGCACTGGTTGAACCGGGGTGCGTCTGACGCTCTGCAATCCGCGCAAGATGTGCGCGCCGCGGCGTCGGTGCTTGGATCTGCCGATACCGGAACTCTGCTTCCAGCCGCCATGGCCGCGAATCGACAGATGTTGGCGTCACTGGTGGAAACCAACTTCTTTGGTCAAAACACTGCGGCGATCGCCTGCATCGAAGGGGTCTACGCCGAGATGTGGGCTCAGGATCTGGAGGTTTGGAGCAAGCAGGAAGCCAGCGACCGGTCGACGGCCTCGACACTGAAACCGGCTAGCCCGTTGATGGTCAACCCGCTGATCGCACTCCGCGATTGCGCCTGCTTGGCCACAGATGGGCTATGA
- a CDS encoding NAD(P)-binding domain-containing protein yields the protein MTKADPQCVSTTVIGLGRLGIPIALHILGSQHELAGGVDIDPYRTAMGDAVGIPIAGTVAEAASPACLVITALPSIESLHAVCAFEALPAPTDALPRRC from the coding sequence ATGACAAAGGCAGATCCGCAATGCGTTTCGACAACGGTCATCGGCCTGGGACGTCTCGGAATCCCGATCGCCCTTCACATCCTCGGATCACAACACGAGCTTGCCGGCGGTGTCGACATCGACCCCTACAGAACAGCTATGGGCGATGCCGTTGGCATTCCTATCGCCGGCACGGTCGCCGAGGCAGCCAGTCCGGCCTGCCTTGTTATTACTGCGCTACCCAGCATCGAGTCGCTCCACGCGGTGTGCGCATTTGAAGCATTGCCGGCCCCGACAGACGCGTTACCTCGTCGATGTTAG
- a CDS encoding GntR family transcriptional regulator, which translates to MGSVSYASRKNEGNPGTSRTGVDLARDTVRNMILRGEIDAGSRVVLADVAQRIGTSVTPVREALRDLAASGLVDIDAHKGARVHAASAAELSEIYALRSLLESRAMAEVATLAEEDRVVACTIATRLVKEMDSESDMGAWTTLNDNFHACLVEPLRTGWPLLFNMIETLRNRSMLPVAKIMRDDPALTARATRYQRALVTAVRKGDPDKAARVRAEHLDRVIRIMLKSFENPVSSADRTGVSSAPPRR; encoded by the coding sequence ATGGGCAGCGTGTCTTACGCCTCTCGCAAGAACGAAGGAAATCCCGGCACGTCTCGCACTGGGGTCGATCTTGCACGCGACACGGTGCGGAACATGATTTTGCGAGGGGAGATCGATGCCGGCAGCCGCGTGGTCCTTGCCGACGTTGCGCAACGGATAGGGACAAGTGTCACTCCCGTCCGCGAAGCGTTGCGCGATCTCGCCGCGTCGGGATTGGTCGATATCGACGCGCACAAGGGCGCCCGTGTCCATGCGGCCAGCGCCGCGGAGTTGTCCGAGATCTATGCGCTGCGGTCACTACTCGAGTCGCGGGCGATGGCCGAGGTGGCCACGCTGGCTGAAGAGGACCGTGTGGTCGCCTGCACGATCGCGACCCGACTGGTCAAAGAGATGGACAGCGAGTCGGACATGGGCGCTTGGACGACACTTAACGACAACTTCCACGCGTGTCTCGTTGAACCTCTTCGTACCGGCTGGCCTCTATTGTTCAACATGATCGAAACCTTGCGCAACAGGTCGATGCTGCCCGTGGCGAAGATCATGCGCGACGATCCGGCATTAACGGCCAGAGCCACCCGCTACCAGCGAGCTCTCGTCACCGCGGTCCGAAAGGGCGATCCCGACAAGGCCGCCCGTGTGCGGGCAGAGCATCTGGATCGCGTCATCCGCATTATGTTGAAGTCCTTCGAGAATCCCGTCAGCTCAGCTGATCGAACCGGGGTTTCATCGGCCCCGCCGCGGCGATGA
- a CDS encoding RidA family protein — protein sequence MVTSTIRVTAPVTDMRDKAEYERVEREALAGVEPPHSLIGITSPAWPGMVVEVEVTAGVPNWMRIARFILT from the coding sequence ATGGTCACATCCACTATCCGGGTGACTGCACCGGTCACAGACATGCGCGACAAGGCCGAGTACGAGCGCGTGGAGCGCGAGGCGCTAGCCGGGGTGGAGCCGCCGCACTCTCTAATAGGAATCACGAGCCCCGCCTGGCCCGGAATGGTTGTCGAAGTGGAAGTAACCGCGGGCGTGCCGAACTGGATGCGGATTGCCCGTTTCATCTTGACGTAA
- a CDS encoding glycoside hydrolase — protein MKRVLSEGIGRRRAFLKSSWRILALASLISLAAAGCSEGSERRLDVIQADGHQVIVKLADHPITVDTTNLSVRGRVLLSDAAPTPLGAPTRVVVNSAGAHWYYPKIDLNVQVALRGGRVVFDLTSGIDQTLAWPVTGAGMSDLQIPVGEGLNIPADDPFWTGPEPQLVGGAGIDVPDLSLPLWSFGHGPVGASYLVPTDIGTTLQLTSVAGRIQGTAKHKFISAKGRGGYTVMIRETDGSPLAGAEDYRELLRANNGLTSLRDKISRNPDVAKLIGAYHAYNFGAASKAVVKKLQALGISRMWLGYDDGLWPADSVSAAKSAGYLVGPYDSYANVQDPAQADSPLSIWPGDLWPDGCIIDERGNRQPGFHDRGCYLSSQALAQRPRLLDQRVAAMTSNGANSYFLDVDATGATFDDYSLVHPMSQAQDRRNRLARMRGLDERFVVGSEAVEPWANDVVDFSHGSSTPALAPLWDAERDRRYWGGYTGQNGADIFFRKVDLTPVLHTVLFDPKYRIPMYEAVLHDSVVSLDRWELPFNKFPAEQPTRTLLSMLYVTPLLYALDMETLNSEGFQLARLQQFFASLASNAGIEPLTGFTWLTGDHLVQQTSFGDDTLSVTANFGSSDYHDASLGTLKAGCVIARARDTDQRWSLCA, from the coding sequence ATGAAACGTGTTCTGAGTGAGGGCATTGGTCGAAGGCGTGCATTTCTGAAATCGTCGTGGCGAATACTCGCGCTGGCATCGTTGATCAGCTTAGCCGCCGCCGGTTGCAGCGAAGGCTCGGAGCGGCGTCTGGATGTCATTCAGGCCGATGGCCACCAGGTTATCGTGAAACTGGCCGACCATCCGATCACGGTCGACACTACCAACCTCAGTGTGCGCGGGCGGGTATTGCTGTCGGACGCTGCGCCGACGCCGCTCGGTGCGCCAACTCGGGTCGTCGTGAATTCGGCTGGTGCACATTGGTATTACCCGAAGATCGACCTTAATGTCCAGGTTGCGTTGAGGGGTGGCCGGGTGGTCTTTGATCTGACTAGTGGTATCGATCAAACGCTGGCTTGGCCCGTCACCGGGGCTGGGATGTCCGATTTGCAGATCCCGGTCGGGGAGGGCCTCAACATTCCCGCCGATGACCCGTTCTGGACCGGGCCCGAGCCACAGTTGGTCGGAGGTGCAGGAATCGACGTACCAGATCTTTCATTGCCGCTATGGAGTTTTGGCCACGGGCCGGTGGGGGCGAGCTATCTGGTACCGACGGACATCGGTACCACGTTGCAGCTCACCTCCGTCGCGGGCCGGATCCAGGGAACCGCTAAGCATAAGTTCATCTCCGCCAAGGGACGAGGCGGATATACGGTCATGATTCGGGAAACCGATGGTTCCCCGTTGGCCGGCGCGGAAGATTACCGCGAGCTGTTGCGGGCCAACAACGGCCTCACCTCACTTCGCGACAAGATCTCAAGGAATCCCGATGTCGCCAAGCTCATCGGCGCATACCACGCGTACAACTTTGGGGCGGCATCGAAGGCGGTGGTCAAAAAGCTGCAAGCCCTCGGCATTAGCCGGATGTGGCTCGGCTACGACGATGGCTTGTGGCCCGCGGATTCGGTATCGGCCGCTAAGTCAGCTGGATACCTCGTCGGTCCCTACGACAGCTACGCCAATGTCCAAGATCCCGCGCAGGCCGACAGCCCACTGTCGATTTGGCCCGGCGATCTGTGGCCCGATGGTTGCATCATCGATGAGAGGGGTAACCGCCAACCTGGTTTTCACGATCGGGGGTGCTACCTGAGTTCCCAAGCGTTGGCCCAGCGGCCAAGGCTGCTCGATCAACGCGTCGCAGCGATGACATCCAATGGGGCCAACAGTTACTTCCTGGACGTTGATGCCACCGGGGCGACCTTCGATGACTACAGCCTCGTTCACCCGATGAGTCAGGCGCAGGATCGGCGAAATCGCTTGGCGCGGATGCGAGGGCTCGACGAACGCTTCGTGGTCGGTTCGGAAGCAGTCGAGCCGTGGGCGAATGATGTCGTGGACTTCAGTCACGGATCTAGCACACCGGCATTGGCCCCACTGTGGGATGCCGAGCGTGACCGCCGATACTGGGGAGGCTATACCGGACAAAATGGCGCGGATATCTTCTTTCGCAAGGTCGACTTGACTCCCGTGCTTCATACCGTCTTATTCGATCCCAAGTACCGAATTCCTATGTACGAGGCCGTGTTACACGACTCAGTGGTCAGTCTGGACCGATGGGAACTACCATTCAACAAGTTCCCCGCGGAGCAACCAACCCGCACGTTGCTTTCGATGCTGTACGTCACCCCGTTGCTCTACGCCCTCGACATGGAGACTTTGAACTCCGAGGGATTTCAGCTGGCGAGGTTGCAGCAATTCTTCGCGTCGCTGGCGTCAAACGCGGGCATCGAGCCGCTGACCGGTTTTACCTGGCTGACCGGCGATCACTTGGTCCAGCAGACCTCGTTTGGAGACGACACCTTGTCCGTGACGGCCAATTTCGGATCGTCGGACTACCATGACGCATCGCTGGGGACACTCAAGGCGGGCTGCGTTATTGCACGAGCACGGGACACGGACCAGCGGTGGAGTCTGTGTGCGTGA
- a CDS encoding cysteine desulfurase family protein, protein MMTGFVPTPATSTVGGVYLDYASTTPLHPAAAHAVTAGALLVGNPSSRHGVGRAAAGALESARQSVARLLGVCASEVVLTSGGTEANAIALWATFAAHRFAGHLVTTAIEHPSVLENARALAELGVETTVVNATRSGHIEVSAIARALRPETVLVSVMHANNHTGAIQPVTEIAALAARNGVAFYCDAVQTAGKLDLAALAASAPLVSVSAHKFGGPRGIGALAVGSGHRMSPLMRGGPQEGRRRTGTENLLGAIGMAAAADVCLARMSPEGRAHIRARRHQLIEGLVRLGGVYPNASGPILEEIVSLRFDWVCGDALAEELDLRGIYVSAGSAGDAESGSHVLAAMGLSTQDARSTIRFSLGPEVSQDDIDRVVSETAQAVTRLRGVAGIRSAALL, encoded by the coding sequence ATGATGACCGGGTTTGTGCCAACTCCAGCTACCAGCACCGTTGGTGGCGTCTATCTGGACTATGCATCGACCACACCCCTGCATCCGGCGGCGGCACATGCCGTCACCGCCGGCGCCTTGTTGGTCGGGAACCCATCGAGCCGTCACGGCGTTGGTCGCGCTGCCGCGGGAGCGCTGGAAAGCGCGCGGCAATCGGTCGCCAGGCTACTCGGAGTGTGTGCCAGTGAAGTGGTGTTGACGTCCGGCGGCACCGAAGCCAACGCGATAGCACTATGGGCGACCTTCGCGGCGCACCGGTTCGCGGGCCATCTCGTGACGACCGCGATTGAGCACCCGTCTGTCCTCGAGAATGCCCGCGCTCTAGCGGAACTCGGCGTCGAGACAACGGTCGTTAACGCCACCCGATCCGGACACATCGAAGTATCTGCCATCGCTCGTGCTCTGCGGCCCGAGACGGTTCTGGTCTCGGTCATGCATGCAAACAACCACACGGGTGCCATCCAGCCGGTCACCGAGATTGCGGCCTTGGCGGCTCGTAACGGGGTAGCATTCTATTGCGATGCCGTCCAAACTGCGGGAAAGCTCGACCTCGCCGCTCTCGCCGCAAGCGCTCCACTCGTATCCGTGTCCGCACACAAGTTCGGCGGCCCACGTGGCATAGGCGCGCTCGCGGTCGGTTCCGGGCATCGGATGTCGCCATTGATGCGCGGCGGTCCACAGGAAGGCCGGCGGCGCACGGGCACCGAGAACCTTTTGGGGGCAATCGGCATGGCTGCGGCGGCCGATGTGTGCCTGGCCCGCATGTCGCCGGAGGGACGCGCCCATATCCGCGCACGTCGACATCAACTAATTGAGGGGCTGGTCCGCCTGGGCGGCGTTTACCCCAACGCTTCCGGGCCGATACTCGAAGAGATAGTCAGCTTGCGCTTTGACTGGGTGTGCGGCGATGCTCTCGCCGAAGAGCTGGACCTGCGCGGCATTTACGTCTCGGCAGGGTCGGCCGGCGACGCCGAGTCGGGGTCGCACGTGCTCGCGGCGATGGGCCTTAGCACGCAGGATGCTCGATCGACCATCCGCTTCTCACTGGGCCCCGAAGTCTCTCAGGATGACATCGATCGCGTTGTGTCAGAGACTGCGCAAGCCGTGACGCGACTGCGCGGCGTCGCGGGGATCCGGTCTGCGGCGCTGCTGTGA